In Nicotiana tabacum cultivar K326 chromosome 2, ASM71507v2, whole genome shotgun sequence, the following proteins share a genomic window:
- the LOC107823783 gene encoding uncharacterized protein LOC107823783, translating into MNYAILLNGKTTKPFDAARELSQGDFMSSFLFAIAMEYLGRKLKALKHEKTFDYHPMCSRLDLTHLSFVDDLLLFTRGYTTYVVLFHQKFNTFSEASRIKENLAKSSIYYGGVSNELKHEIQQALAISSWTAKKLSYAGRIQLVQTVIFNIQAYWAQIFIIPAKVIKAIEVQERMLTADKLKKWGMPTHALAANSVSSYRLMGSKSPMDSYETKGRSQMARVLKLVYAVYIHALWIDRNSRILEKQTTAWEVLARRVACMCNFRAKGYTRVLLSNEQTEMVYSV; encoded by the exons ATGAATTATGCCATTCTCCTAAATGGGAAGACTACTAAACCATTTGATGCAGCTAGAGAGCTTAGTCAAGGAGATTTTATGTCTTCATTTCTCTTTGCCATAGCAATGGAGTATCTGGGCAGGAAACTAAAGGCACTTAAACATGAGAAAACTTTCGACTATCATCCTATGTGTTCTAGATTGGACCTAACTCATTTGAGCTTTGTTGATGACCTTCTCCTCTTCACAAGAGGATATACTACTTATGTTGTCCTATTTCACCAAAAGTTCAACACCTTTTCAGAAGCTTCTAGGATTAAagaaaatctagccaaaagctcAATATATTATGGAGGAGTTAGCAATGAACTGAAGCACGAGATTCAACAAGCCCTAGC AATTTCTTCATGGACAGCAAAGAAACTGTCTTATGCAGGCAGAATACAGCTAGTCCAAACAGTAATCTTTAACATTCAAGCTTACTGGGCTCAAATCTTCATTATACCTGCTAAAGTCATCAAAGCAATTGAA GTGCAAGAAAGAATGTTAACAGCTGATAAGTTAAAGAAATGGGGAATGCCG ACTCATGCTCTGGCTGCAAATTCAGTATCCTCCTATAGACTCATGGGAAGCAAATCACCAATGGATAGTTATGAAACTAAGGGCAGATCTCAGATGGCAAGAGTACTTAAGCTAGTCTATGCAGTATATATTCATGCACTGTGGATTGACAGAAATTCACGGATCTTAGAGAAGCAAACTACAGCATGGGAAGTCCTAGCTAGGAGAGTGGCTTGCATGTGCAACTTCAGAGCTAAAGGCTATACGCGAGTGTTGCTCAGCAATG AGCAGACTGAGATGGTCTACTCAGTTTAG